A stretch of Myxococcus hansupus DNA encodes these proteins:
- a CDS encoding serine/threonine-protein kinase: protein MPDVSSGGVCGACGRRHVMGATCSTLVRADVGSGQPPRPRCGPDGEAEDPLVGARCGSFRLVRRLGRGGMGSVYLGEHVSIGSRVAVKVLHAHLTMYPELVQRFHAEARAVNLIGHENIVSIFDMDATPPRPYLIMELLDGAPLSAWVGSPLAAGAVVSVLAQVCDALQAAHSRGIVHRDLKPDNIFVSRRKRGVPFVKVLDFGIAKLGDAQMPQTHAGIIVGTPEYMAPEQSLGRGVDGRADLYALGVIAYQLLTGRLPFTDEGMTAQLVAHQLRTPPPLRSVNPAVAAALEHVILRALAKKPEDRYPSIQAFRHALQVALAEEGRGAARQANPAPRGALPSTLPVAQGAIRGRSQVGSHAEVAAASQAGLSPRRPELATAPRAPSVELPVQVVLRPGENPVRLLGSGLSRGGLFLHGGHVLPPLCARLPMVLELESGPLSVLCEVVRLVPPAQARVWGMPTGFGVQFVEATALLKAAVDAVLEKGTPVEPPQVRPAVVEDPTVTRTLEAWRRRSAGDAYAVLALALDSDMVTVRLRTREAWRSLESLERKSLTPPQRAQVDALRIRVREAAEALGATVQRALYDAWRGNHRGVAKCLEAGLTAEQLESLRREFLARRPQAMGAARIHFQAGNALERDGQLSQALDQYERGLKLAPLEVDMLQRYRRLRRVLGGRSPAVAGHERARSP from the coding sequence ATGCCCGACGTGAGCAGCGGTGGAGTCTGTGGGGCGTGTGGCCGGCGGCATGTGATGGGGGCGACGTGCTCGACGCTGGTGCGAGCGGATGTTGGAAGTGGGCAACCGCCGCGTCCCAGGTGCGGGCCGGACGGGGAGGCGGAGGACCCGCTGGTGGGCGCCCGGTGTGGCAGCTTCCGGTTGGTGCGCCGCCTGGGGCGGGGCGGCATGGGCTCCGTCTACCTGGGCGAACACGTGTCGATTGGCAGCCGGGTCGCGGTGAAGGTGCTGCACGCGCACCTGACCATGTACCCGGAGCTGGTGCAGCGCTTCCACGCGGAGGCGCGGGCGGTGAACCTCATCGGCCACGAGAACATCGTCAGCATCTTCGACATGGACGCCACCCCGCCGCGTCCCTATCTCATCATGGAGCTCCTGGACGGGGCCCCGCTGTCCGCGTGGGTGGGCTCGCCGCTGGCCGCTGGCGCGGTCGTCTCGGTGTTGGCGCAGGTGTGTGACGCGCTCCAGGCCGCGCACTCGCGGGGCATCGTTCACCGCGACCTCAAGCCGGACAACATCTTCGTGTCGCGGCGCAAGCGGGGCGTGCCATTCGTCAAGGTGCTGGACTTCGGCATCGCCAAGCTGGGGGACGCGCAGATGCCCCAGACGCACGCGGGCATCATCGTCGGGACGCCCGAGTACATGGCCCCGGAGCAGTCCCTGGGACGCGGCGTGGACGGCCGCGCGGACCTCTATGCGTTGGGCGTCATCGCCTACCAGTTGCTCACCGGCAGGTTGCCCTTCACCGACGAGGGGATGACGGCGCAGCTCGTGGCCCACCAGCTCCGGACGCCGCCCCCGCTGCGCTCGGTGAATCCGGCCGTGGCCGCCGCGCTGGAGCACGTCATCCTGCGGGCGTTGGCCAAGAAGCCCGAGGACCGGTATCCCTCCATCCAGGCCTTCCGACACGCGCTGCAAGTGGCCCTCGCCGAGGAGGGGCGGGGGGCGGCGCGGCAGGCGAACCCGGCTCCGCGGGGCGCGCTGCCCTCCACGCTGCCCGTCGCGCAGGGGGCGATTCGAGGACGCTCCCAGGTGGGTTCTCACGCGGAGGTGGCCGCTGCCTCGCAGGCGGGGCTGTCTCCCCGTCGCCCGGAGCTGGCCACCGCGCCGCGCGCTCCCAGCGTGGAGTTGCCGGTGCAGGTGGTGCTGCGCCCGGGGGAGAACCCGGTCCGCCTCCTGGGCAGCGGTCTGTCCCGCGGTGGATTGTTCCTCCACGGCGGGCATGTCCTTCCACCGCTGTGCGCGCGCCTGCCCATGGTCCTGGAACTGGAGTCGGGGCCCCTGTCGGTGCTCTGCGAGGTGGTGCGGCTCGTTCCGCCCGCGCAGGCCCGCGTCTGGGGGATGCCCACGGGCTTCGGCGTCCAGTTCGTGGAGGCCACCGCGCTGCTCAAGGCGGCGGTGGACGCCGTCCTCGAGAAAGGCACCCCCGTCGAGCCCCCGCAGGTCCGCCCCGCGGTGGTGGAGGACCCCACCGTGACGCGCACGCTGGAAGCCTGGCGCCGGCGCTCGGCGGGGGATGCGTACGCGGTGCTGGCGCTGGCGCTGGATTCGGACATGGTCACCGTGCGCCTGCGCACGCGGGAGGCCTGGCGTTCGCTGGAGTCCCTGGAGCGCAAGTCGCTGACACCCCCTCAGCGCGCACAGGTCGACGCGCTTCGCATCCGTGTCCGGGAGGCGGCGGAGGCGCTGGGGGCCACGGTCCAGCGGGCCCTCTACGACGCGTGGCGGGGCAATCATCGCGGGGTCGCCAAGTGCCTGGAGGCGGGGCTCACGGCCGAACAGTTGGAGTCCCTGCGGCGCGAGTTCCTGGCGCGAAGGCCGCAGGCCATGGGGGCGGCGCGGATCCACTTCCAGGCCGGGAACGCGCTGGAGCGTGACGGGCAGCTCTCCCAGGCCCTGGACCAGTACGAGCGCGGGTTGAAGCTCGCGCCGCTGGAAGTGGACATGCTCCAGCGCTACAGGCGGCTTCGGCGGGTGCTGGGCGGGCG